The Oryzias melastigma strain HK-1 linkage group LG6, ASM292280v2, whole genome shotgun sequence genome includes a window with the following:
- the LOC112141158 gene encoding monocyte chemotactic protein 1B codes for MAAARFCLPVLVLVLAALALTHGMRGAGPKKCCFRFNDIPIEKEKVVDYVKTSQRCSRPAVLLKTVAGRQLCVRPSAPWVKEIISYLSAEGQSSSM; via the exons ATGGCTGCTGCTCGTTTCTGTCTGCCTGTGCTGGTCCTCGTGCTGGCTGCGCTGGCTCTGACTCACG GTATGAGGGGGGCCGGCCCAAAGAAATGCTGCTTCCGCTTTAATGACATTCCCATTGAAAAAGAGAAAGTGGTCGATTATGTGAAGACCAGCCAGCGTTGCTCCAGGCCTGCTGTCCT GCTGAAGACAGTGGCCGGTCGTCAGCTGTGCGTCAGACCCTCGGCCCCCTGGGTAAAGGAGATCATCAGCTACCTGAGTGCTGAGGGACAGTCCTCCAGTATGTAA